Proteins encoded in a region of the Dreissena polymorpha isolate Duluth1 chromosome 6, UMN_Dpol_1.0, whole genome shotgun sequence genome:
- the LOC127834730 gene encoding agrin-like: MRFMACILVFVVALPGLLAQIVPTDGPFIACQFINSFENCDMFITDSYCGSDGVTYANRCEFSKAHCQELSIQLLHIGDCSRLVDIATAAPVAGKDVVFDFFCTSLSHMTCPPDPTKVCGSNNRTYLNYCEFEKAKCTHRELMVKTYGECTA, translated from the exons ATGAGATTTATGGCGTGTATTTTGGTTTTTGTTGTTGCGCTTCCAG GCCTTCTAGCACAGATTGTGCCCACAGATGGTCCCTTTATCGCCTGTCAATTTATCAACAGCTTCGAGAACTGTGATATGTTCATCACTGACTCCTATTGTGGCTCGGACGGCGTCACTTATGCAAACAG ATGTGAATTCAGCAAGGCCCACTGTCAAGAGTTATCAATCCAGCTTCTGCACATTGGCGACTGTAGCCGTCTTGTAGACATCGCTACGGCAGCACCCGTGGCTGGCAAAGACGTCGTGTTTGATTTCTTCTGCACAAGTCTCAGCCACATGACCTGTCCGCCGGATCCAACCAAGGTCTGCGGCTCCAACAACCGGACATACCTGAACTA CTGCGAATTCGAAAAGGCGAAATGCACACATCGTGAACTGATGGTGAAGACATACGGGGAGTGCACCGCCTAA